The Nitrospira sp. sequence ATCACCACGCAACTTCACCAGTTCATGCGTGAGACTTATCTTACGTTAAATAACTTACGGTATTTGTGATTTGTTGCAAGACCAGAAAATGGCTCTAGCCGAAAGGCCATTCGGTCTCTTCTTGGGGAACCATCGTCCTGTGACACTTTGCGACATGGTCATTGTGTCCTGGGTTGGAGCGTGCAGCACCGGATGCAATCGGTGAGCCGATCGATCGCTGTGCAAGGAATGCGTTTCGATTAACGCGGCTTTCGTGATGAGTTCGTCGATACGCAGCTTTGGCAGGAAGTTTGCTGTGACCGTCGCCCGTCCCCCTTTTGTACAGGATTCAACCAGTCACGCACAAAATTGATCGATGTGGGGTTGATCGTCTGGGTCCTTGGACGTCCGAAGAAGTCGTGCCACAGACCTTTACTTCGGCGTTGGACAGCAACATCCCATTCTTCTGGATGCTACACGACGAGCAAAGCTACGAAGAGAGTGGCCACCAGCATGATTCCTGCCAAGGAAACCAGCTTAAGGCGCCTCTCGGTCCTTTCTCGCGCTTCGCCTTGTTGTGTTGTGAGGAGGAGCAATAACAACCAGCTATAGAGGCTGCAAAACCCACCGATGCTGAATATCGACATCACCAAGAATTGTTCCGAGCGCTGAGTACCCTCCGGCAGAAAGAACAACAGGACCGTGCAGACGGCACCATACGCCGCAGCGAGATAGGCGAACAGGGTGATACTCGCTCTCTGTCTCACCTGCTCGTCAGGGGTCATGTGAAAACCCGGCAGTACTACGTGGTATGGCTCCCGAAGTCTCCATCATTCCCGCACGACTTGCACCGACTCGCTGCGGAGCGCTGCATCATGCAACACGCAGTCGAGCGCCTGCGCTCTCCATCCGCCGCGACTATACTGCAGCTATTCAAGCAATACAATATACGGACGTGGAGCACCGTAAGTAGTATGCGCTATCCATTGACTGGAAAACCATGATTGGCCCGATACGGGCCGCTCTCAGTTCGGAGGCAGGTTCTGGACTGGAACGTTCGAAGGCCGGCGACTAGCAGCAGAAGCGCAACAATCGGAGGAGTTTCGGCCATCAGGCTGGAACGTGTTCCAGACTGAGGCCTCTTAGAGGATACATTTCACGAATACCCGGACCTACGGCTTCCCCCAGAGCGCTTCCAACCGTTGGTCTCGGCCGCATCCGATTTTATAGTACTTATATCGGATCGGGTTCTTCTTGTAGAAATCCTGGTGATAGTCCTCGGCTGGATAGAAGGCTGAAGCCTTGACCAATTGGGTCACGATCGGTGCAGGGAGCCGTTTGGATTGATCGAGCGCGCTCTTGGATTCTTCCGAAAGCCGCCTTTCGTCATCGGTCGTATAGAACACGACCGATCGGTATTGATTGCCAAAGTCGCAGAATTGCCCGTTCGGCGTAATGGGGTCGCTGTTGTGCCAGAAAGCATCCAATAGTTTCTGATAACTGACCTTCGAAGGGTCATAGGTCACCTCGACGGACTCCGCGTGCCCCGTTTTCCCCGCTGAGACCTGTTCATAGGTGGGATTGGCGACCGTGCCGCCCATGTAGCCGGAGACCACTCCGAGCACGCCATCAACTTTCTCAAAAGCCAATTCCATGGACCAGAAACAACCGCCCGCAAAGTACGCTTTCGCGGTGGTCGCCGCGCTCAGTGATCCGC is a genomic window containing:
- the msrA gene encoding peptide-methionine (S)-S-oxide reductase MsrA, with amino-acid sequence MAIRRQLTFLAVGLLTCATLFTWPWSGSLSAATTAKAYFAGGCFWSMELAFEKVDGVLGVVSGYMGGTVANPTYEQVSAGKTGHAESVEVTYDPSKVSYQKLLDAFWHNSDPITPNGQFCDFGNQYRSVVFYTTDDERRLSEESKSALDQSKRLPAPIVTQLVKASAFYPAEDYHQDFYKKNPIRYKYYKIGCGRDQRLEALWGKP